The Wansuia hejianensis genomic interval TGGGCAGATGGAAGGAGTCAGAGCTGTTATCAATACCAGTTGGCCAGCGAACACTGTGGGCGGCTGGTTATTTGTGCTGACCGTGTGAGGGTCAGGGATTATCTGGGGCTGTTATCTTTTGTGGTCCCCGGAGAGCAGCGGGAGATCATATCCGTCCTTCCCGGGCTTTTTGATTTTCCTGTGGAGGCAGAGGAGGAACTACCATATCTGTCCGGCGAAAGTGATGACTTCGATAAGGGGAAAGGAGGGAATGACCCTTCTGAAGTCTTTCAGGTCAGGCCCTACCGGGCGGGCGACCGCCTTCAGAGCATCCACTGGAAAATGACGGCCAGATCGGAGGAGCTGATGGTGAAGGAGTTCAGCCTTCCGGTAAGCTGTCAGACGGCTGTCTTTCTGGATTTACACGGGGAGGCAGGTGAGCTGTCCTGCTGGGAGACGGCGGATGATTATCTGGAAACGGTGCTGTCTTTGGAGGCAGGGCTTTTAGAGGCGGGCAGCAGGAATTATGCGGCCTGGTATGACAGAAGCAGCGGAGAGCTTTTCAGAAAAAAGATGGAAAAGCCAGAGGACGTTCATGAGCTTACCGGGATGCTGTTCCAGGTGATGCCCTATGAAGAAACAGTTGATATAGAACAGATGTACAGAAGCAGATATCCCGGTGAGAATTT includes:
- a CDS encoding DUF58 domain-containing protein, yielding MKRFIIYCIGAAATAYLAILYENSLLVTFLVIELLLPVPLFFVAKRTAGKLQVRLLVPIPMADRGEDVSFELRLWNPTVLPVMNADIRITYWNQFRNQKTTKKLTVWADGRSQSCYQYQLASEHCGRLVICADRVRVRDYLGLLSFVVPGEQREIISVLPGLFDFPVEAEEELPYLSGESDDFDKGKGGNDPSEVFQVRPYRAGDRLQSIHWKMTARSEELMVKEFSLPVSCQTAVFLDLHGEAGELSCWETADDYLETVLSLEAGLLEAGSRNYAAWYDRSSGELFRKKMEKPEDVHELTGMLFQVMPYEETVDIEQMYRSRYPGENFAVIFRLDLQCRLWKGGTLYWERVKTGPSG